In Acidobacteriota bacterium, one DNA window encodes the following:
- a CDS encoding ExeM/NucH family extracellular endonuclease: MNHKAEQKKSNLTLHMTGLMPGSKRLRCALFCALVLAVCTGVASAQCVSLTTLGSASTQNFDTLSNTAGSTTNNLTIPGWFMTETGGGARDNEQYAVDTGSSTTGDTYSYGAAAATDRALGGLRSGTLIPNFGACFTNNTGATIASLNVAYIGEQWRLGTAARTDALNFEYSLNATDLVTGTWTNVAALNFITPFTTTVGATNGNAAANRTALSSLISSLSIPNGATFWIRWTDVDATGADDGLAVDDFSLTPNAAVVQPNLTINDVSLNEGNAGTTSFTFTVSLSTPAGAGGVTFDIATADNTATQPSDYTQKTLTSQTIPAGSSTYSFTVLVNGDTTPETNETFFVNVTNATGATVTDGQGQGTIVNDDAAPNLTINDVSLNEGNAGTTSFTFTVSLSAPAPAGGVTFDIATADGTALAPGDYTALLPTGQMIPAGSSTFTFTVLVNGDTTSELDETFFVNVTNITNAIGTDTQGQGTIVNDDITKIHDVQGNGSATPIPGATVSVEGVVVATFQGASQLKGFFLQEEDADADADPATSEGIFIFCNTCPTAVAEGQRVKATGAVSEFNNMTEITASTAGSVVVTEAANHLAEVTPAPVSLPIAGDVNAFYEAREGMLVTFVDTLTVSEYNDLFQFGQIELYQGGRPRQFTEMSPPSVAGYTAHLDGLARRKVILDDDNNVQNAPLSLPNGSQFVFHPRANGGFSVGTQGVDFFRGGDLVNGLTGVLHWSFAGTGSVDAWRIRPTTAHPVTFTVTNPRPATPPAVGGAIKAVGMNMLNYFTTIDTTSSNSTGPCGPSGTLDCRGADSVAELNRQRERASIVICTLNADVYALMEMENTTPSATITDLLGAVNTRCGGAHPYAFVNTGGTLGTDAIRSNLIYRTGIVSPVGAPLVDLDPIHNRPPTAQPFDVVDAANPAFGERFTVVANHFKSKGGTGTGGDADAGDGAGAFNATRTAQATRLLTWISSTVVPAAGDPDVLLLGDFNSYAQEQPVTTLTSGGFTDLETALLGANAYSYLFDGQLGHLDYAFASSSLFAKITGVGAWHINADESDLFDYNDEVRDSPGESTFEEKPDGSALVPPRVVFQPATPYRASDHDPVLVGLFQVADLAITKTDGVTTATPGGSVTYTITASNAGPDPVTGATVADTFPAALTCTWTCVGAGGGTCTASGSGNINNSVNLPSGGSVTYTASCSIAANATGTLSNTATVAAPGGVSDPTPGNNSATDSDTLAPQADLAITKTDGVTTATPGGSVTYTITASNAGPSNAPGATVADTFPAALTCTWTCVGAGGGTCTASGSGNINNSVNLPSGGSVTYTASCSIAANATGTLSNTATVAAPGGVTDPTPGNNSATDSDTLSASANLGITKTDGVTTVTPGGSATYTITASNAGPSNATGATVADTFPASLTCTWTCVGAGGGTCTASGSGNINNMVNLPTGASVTYTASCTISAAATGTLSNTATVTAPGGVTDPTPGNNSATDTDTILLACPSTLTVNDLGDTPDNNPGDRVCNDGTGKCTLRAALMEANAITACSPLTIDFSVTGTINLATALPNLNHPNLTISGPGADQLDVHRNAAALFRIFSINSGKTVALSGLSISNGNVTGVDGGGVFSSGNLTLTNCALTGNQTDGEGGAVYATLNGQLTLTGCTLNGNTANKGGGVSSGTVPPTITITINLTNTTISGNVATATGGGIGLDDPNVTMNLLNVTIANNTASASGGGINQTAGTLNFKNTLVAGNTAPAGTDIAGVANSQDYNLIGNTSGATLTGTTTHNLTGVAALLGSLANNGGPTPTQVPLPGSPAIDKGNAGVTTDQRGQARPFDIPGVANAAGGNAADIGAVEVQCAAIALAGLPGGAAGVAYTSGNMASGGTAPYTLSVTAGALPPGVTINGNGLTGTPTQLGTFSFTLLATDAYGCQNSQSYTVVIVCPATSLNPASLPNATINTAYAQTITASPAGSYTFAVTSGVLPTGLTLNANGSFSGAPTQGGTFNFRVTATGFGGCTGFRDYTLVVLCPAITLSPSSLPGGTVGTGYSQTVSAAPAGSYSYAVSSGALPAGVTLNAATGALTGTPTTTGSFSFTITASAGGCSGAQSYTVVIGCAGIAFTTSSPLPAGLAGVAYAQTLSVSPAGSYTFTLVTGNLPAGLPLNAVTGVISGLPTVTGTYTFTVKAQTAGGCSATQAYTLAINCPPVTLSPASLPNGTVGTAYSQTLAASPAGGNYTFALTSGALPGGLNLNPATGSLSGTPTTNGSFTFTITATGFGACAGSRSYTVVVGSGGCPTITLPGSLPNGAVGQLYNNTVAASPSGSYSYTAAGTLPPGVTFYNAAALLFGYPTTPGTYNFTITATQGACTGSQSYSVLITANMAAFAQVADYDGDGQSDAALWSASTGRWNILRSSTQQSFTSNWGMAGDLALLGDYDGDGQSDLAVFRPSSGTWFVKRSSDGGFLIKAFGVASDVPVPGDYDGDGKTDLAVFRPSEGNWYIWRSSDERFEVTTWGAGAAPYLDVPVPGDYDGDGKTDLAVFRRANGTWLVKRSSDGQFIIKQWGLSSDVPVAADYDGDGKTDLAVWRGATGAWYIWQSKSNRYRIAEWGAGYAPYLDQAAPADYDGDGQADLAVWRASEQTWYIQASKDGAVKASRATPCPASPAKQAPHRRDALATRPACQPSSAPSSVLIKSCNSVKTSNQPQRHRGTEAQSIF; encoded by the coding sequence ATGAATCACAAAGCAGAACAAAAGAAATCGAATTTAACTTTGCACATGACGGGACTGATGCCAGGCAGCAAGCGCCTTCGTTGCGCACTGTTTTGCGCCCTTGTGCTGGCCGTGTGCACGGGCGTCGCCAGCGCGCAGTGCGTATCCTTGACGACCCTCGGCTCTGCTTCCACACAAAATTTCGACACGCTCTCAAACACCGCCGGGAGCACGACGAATAATCTGACGATCCCCGGCTGGTTTATGACGGAGACGGGCGGCGGCGCGCGCGATAACGAACAATATGCCGTGGACACTGGGAGCAGCACTACCGGCGACACCTACAGCTACGGTGCGGCAGCGGCGACCGACCGTGCCTTGGGCGGTTTGCGCAGCGGCACGCTGATCCCGAACTTTGGGGCGTGTTTTACCAACAACACCGGCGCCACCATTGCATCGCTGAATGTGGCCTACATCGGCGAACAGTGGCGCTTGGGGACGGCGGCGCGGACAGACGCGCTCAATTTTGAGTACAGCCTGAATGCCACCGATCTGGTGACCGGCACTTGGACGAATGTTGCCGCGCTCAACTTCATCACACCGTTTACGACGACCGTCGGCGCGACAAACGGCAATGCTGCGGCGAACCGCACGGCGCTTAGTTCATTGATTTCCAGCTTGAGCATTCCGAACGGCGCGACGTTCTGGATTCGCTGGACGGATGTGGATGCCACCGGCGCGGATGATGGTCTGGCGGTGGATGATTTCTCGCTCACGCCGAATGCCGCAGTCGTCCAGCCGAACCTGACGATCAATGACGTTTCGCTGAATGAAGGCAACGCGGGCACGACCAGCTTTACCTTCACCGTCAGTCTTTCGACGCCGGCGGGCGCGGGCGGCGTGACCTTTGACATTGCGACCGCCGACAACACGGCGACGCAACCTAGCGACTACACCCAGAAAACGCTCACCAGCCAGACGATACCGGCGGGCAGTTCGACTTACTCATTCACCGTGCTGGTCAACGGCGATACGACGCCGGAAACGAATGAAACCTTCTTCGTCAACGTCACCAACGCCACCGGCGCAACCGTGACCGACGGCCAGGGGCAGGGCACGATTGTCAACGACGACGCCGCGCCCAACCTGACGATCAACGATGTTTCTTTGAATGAGGGCAACGCGGGCACGACGAGCTTTACCTTTACCGTGAGTCTTTCGGCCCCCGCGCCCGCCGGTGGCGTGACCTTCGACATTGCGACAGCGGATGGCACGGCGCTGGCGCCGGGCGATTACACGGCCCTGCTGCCCACCGGCCAAATGATTCCGGCGGGCAGTTCGACCTTTACCTTTACCGTGCTGGTAAATGGCGACACGACGTCCGAACTCGACGAGACGTTTTTCGTCAACGTCACCAACATCACCAATGCCATCGGCACCGACACGCAGGGTCAGGGCACCATCGTCAACGACGACATTACGAAAATTCACGATGTGCAGGGGAATGGCTCGGCCACGCCCATCCCCGGCGCCACCGTGTCTGTCGAAGGCGTCGTCGTCGCCACGTTCCAGGGCGCGAGCCAGTTGAAAGGCTTCTTTTTGCAGGAAGAGGACGCCGATGCCGATGCCGATCCGGCGACCTCGGAGGGCATTTTTATCTTCTGCAACACTTGCCCGACGGCGGTGGCCGAGGGGCAGCGTGTGAAGGCGACGGGGGCGGTATCAGAGTTCAACAACATGACCGAGATCACGGCCAGCACGGCGGGTTCGGTCGTCGTCACCGAGGCGGCCAATCATCTGGCCGAAGTAACGCCTGCGCCGGTTTCCCTGCCCATCGCTGGCGACGTTAATGCGTTTTATGAAGCGCGCGAAGGGATGCTCGTGACGTTTGTGGATACGCTCACGGTCTCGGAATACAACGACCTCTTCCAGTTCGGCCAGATTGAATTGTATCAGGGCGGCAGGCCGCGCCAGTTCACCGAAATGTCGCCGCCGAGCGTGGCCGGTTATACGGCGCACCTGGATGGCCTCGCGCGGCGCAAAGTGATTCTGGACGACGACAACAACGTGCAAAACGCGCCGCTCAGTTTGCCGAACGGCAGCCAGTTCGTTTTTCATCCGCGCGCCAACGGCGGCTTTTCTGTCGGCACGCAGGGCGTAGACTTTTTCCGGGGCGGCGATTTGGTCAACGGGTTGACGGGCGTGTTGCATTGGTCTTTTGCCGGCACCGGTTCGGTGGATGCCTGGCGCATCCGCCCGACCACTGCACATCCGGTCACGTTCACCGTCACCAATCCGCGCCCGGCCACGCCGCCGGCGGTGGGCGGCGCAATCAAAGCGGTGGGCATGAATATGCTCAACTACTTCACCACGATTGATACAACTTCAAGCAATAGCACGGGGCCGTGCGGCCCAAGCGGTACCCTGGATTGTCGCGGCGCGGATAGCGTGGCCGAACTCAATCGTCAGCGTGAACGCGCTTCGATTGTGATCTGTACGCTCAACGCCGATGTATACGCCTTGATGGAAATGGAAAACACGACGCCCAGCGCGACGATCACCGACCTGCTGGGCGCGGTCAATACGCGTTGCGGCGGGGCGCATCCTTACGCTTTCGTGAATACCGGCGGGACGCTGGGCACGGACGCCATCCGCAGCAATCTGATTTATCGAACGGGCATTGTGTCGCCGGTCGGCGCACCGCTGGTTGACCTAGACCCAATCCACAACCGGCCCCCGACGGCCCAGCCCTTTGATGTCGTGGATGCGGCCAACCCGGCGTTTGGCGAACGCTTCACCGTGGTCGCCAATCACTTCAAATCGAAGGGCGGAACCGGCACTGGCGGCGACGCCGATGCGGGCGATGGCGCGGGCGCTTTCAATGCCACGCGCACCGCCCAAGCCACGCGGTTGCTCACCTGGATCAGCAGCACCGTGGTGCCAGCGGCGGGCGACCCTGATGTGTTACTGCTCGGCGATTTCAATTCCTATGCGCAAGAACAGCCGGTCACGACGTTGACCAGCGGCGGCTTTACCGATCTGGAAACCGCCCTGCTCGGCGCGAACGCCTACTCGTATTTGTTCGACGGCCAGCTTGGGCATTTGGATTACGCCTTTGCCAGCAGCAGCCTGTTCGCCAAAATCACGGGCGTCGGCGCCTGGCACATCAACGCCGATGAATCAGACCTCTTCGATTACAACGATGAGGTCAGGGACTCACCCGGCGAATCTACGTTTGAAGAGAAACCCGATGGCTCGGCCCTGGTGCCGCCGCGCGTCGTTTTCCAGCCAGCCACGCCCTATCGCGCTTCCGATCACGATCCCGTGCTGGTCGGACTCTTCCAAGTCGCCGATCTCGCGATCACCAAAACCGACGGCGTAACGACGGCGACGCCGGGTGGTTCGGTGACATACACCATCACAGCCTCGAATGCCGGGCCTGACCCGGTTACGGGCGCGACGGTAGCCGATACCTTCCCCGCTGCGCTGACTTGCACCTGGACGTGCGTGGGCGCGGGTGGCGGCACGTGCACGGCTAGCGGTTCGGGCAACATCAACAATTCGGTGAATCTGCCGAGCGGAGGTTCAGTCACTTACACCGCGAGTTGTTCCATCGCGGCAAATGCCACCGGCACGTTGAGCAACACGGCCACAGTGGCCGCGCCGGGCGGCGTGAGCGATCCCACGCCCGGCAACAACAGTGCCACCGACAGCGACACGCTCGCGCCGCAAGCCGATCTCGCCATCACCAAAACTGATGGCGTAACGACAGCGACGCCCGGCGGTTCGGTGACATACACTATTACGGCCTCGAACGCCGGGCCAAGCAATGCGCCGGGTGCGACGGTGGCGGACACCTTCCCGGCTGCGCTGACTTGCACCTGGACGTGTGTGGGCGCGGGTGGCGGCACGTGCACGGCTAGCGGTTCGGGCAACATCAACAATTCGGTGAATCTGCCGAGCGGAGGTTCAGTCACTTACACCGCGAGTTGTTCGATCGCGGCAAATGCCACCGGCACGTTGAGCAACACGGCCACGGTCGCCGCGCCGGGCGGCGTGACTGATCCCACGCCCGGCAACAACAGTGCCACCGACAGCGACACGCTTTCGGCATCGGCGAACCTGGGCATCACCAAGACGGACGGCGTGACGACCGTCACGCCGGGCGGTTCGGCGACCTACACGATCACGGCGTCAAATGCGGGGCCGAGCAATGCGACCGGCGCGACTGTCGCAGATACTTTCCCGGCGTCGCTGACCTGCACCTGGACGTGCGTGGGCGCGGGCGGCGGCACTTGCACCGCCAGCGGTTCCGGCAACATCAATAACATGGTCAATCTGCCGACGGGCGCCTCGGTCACGTACACGGCAAGCTGCACAATTTCGGCGGCGGCCACTGGCACATTGTCAAACACCGCGACGGTGACAGCGCCGGGCGGCGTGACAGACCCAACGCCTGGCAACAACAGTGCGACCGACACGGATACCATTTTATTAGCTTGCCCAAGTACCCTGACCGTCAACGATCTCGGAGACACCCCGGATAACAATCCCGGCGACCGAGTGTGTAATGACGGCACCGGCAAATGCACCTTGCGCGCGGCGCTTATGGAAGCCAATGCGATTACGGCTTGCTCGCCGTTGACGATTGACTTCAGCGTGACCGGGACGATCAATTTGGCGACGGCGCTCCCCAACCTGAATCATCCCAATCTGACCATCAGCGGGCCGGGCGCGGATCAACTCGACGTGCATCGGAATGCGGCCGCGCTGTTCCGCATTTTCAGCATCAACAGCGGCAAGACGGTCGCGCTGAGCGGGCTGTCCATCAGCAACGGGAACGTCACGGGCGTGGATGGCGGCGGGGTTTTCAGCAGCGGCAACCTGACGCTTACCAATTGCGCGCTGACCGGCAATCAGACCGACGGCGAAGGCGGCGCGGTCTATGCCACGCTGAACGGCCAACTCACACTGACGGGCTGCACGCTGAACGGCAACACCGCGAACAAAGGCGGCGGCGTTTCTTCCGGCACGGTGCCGCCCACCATCACCATCACCATCAACCTGACGAACACGACGATCTCCGGCAACGTGGCGACGGCGACCGGCGGCGGCATCGGCCTGGACGATCCCAACGTGACGATGAATCTGCTCAACGTCACCATCGCCAACAACACGGCGAGCGCGAGCGGCGGCGGCATCAACCAGACCGCCGGCACGCTCAATTTCAAAAACACGTTGGTGGCGGGCAATACCGCGCCGGCGGGCACAGACATTGCCGGTGTAGCCAATTCGCAAGACTACAATCTGATTGGCAATACCAGCGGAGCGACGCTCACCGGCACGACGACGCACAACCTGACCGGCGTTGCGGCGCTGCTCGGCTCGCTCGCCAACAATGGCGGCCCGACGCCAACGCAGGTGCCTTTGCCCGGCAGCCCGGCCATTGACAAAGGCAACGCGGGCGTCACGACCGATCAACGCGGCCAAGCGCGGCCCTTTGATATTCCCGGCGTCGCCAACGCGGCGGGCGGCAACGCTGCGGACATTGGCGCGGTTGAAGTCCAATGCGCAGCTATCGCGCTGGCGGGTTTACCCGGCGGCGCGGCGGGTGTGGCGTATACGTCAGGCAACATGGCCAGCGGCGGCACCGCGCCATACACCTTGAGCGTCACGGCGGGCGCCTTGCCGCCGGGCGTGACAATCAACGGCAATGGGCTGACAGGGACGCCGACGCAACTCGGCACGTTCAGCTTCACACTACTGGCGACGGATGCGTATGGCTGTCAGAACAGCCAGAGCTACACGGTGGTCATTGTCTGCCCGGCCACCAGCTTGAATCCGGCCAGCTTGCCCAATGCCACGATCAACACGGCGTATGCGCAAACCATTACGGCCAGTCCGGCGGGCAGCTACACGTTCGCGGTGACGAGCGGGGTGTTGCCTACGGGGCTGACGCTCAATGCGAATGGGAGCTTCAGCGGCGCGCCGACGCAAGGCGGGACGTTCAATTTCCGCGTGACGGCGACGGGCTTTGGCGGTTGCACGGGCTTCCGCGATTACACGCTCGTGGTGCTGTGCCCGGCCATTACGCTCAGTCCGAGCAGTTTGCCAGGCGGGACGGTGGGGACGGGTTATAGCCAGACGGTGAGTGCGGCGCCGGCGGGGAGTTATAGCTACGCGGTGTCTTCGGGGGCGTTGCCGGCGGGCGTGACGCTGAATGCCGCTACAGGCGCGCTTACGGGGACGCCGACGACGACGGGTTCGTTCAGCTTCACCATCACGGCCAGCGCGGGTGGTTGCAGTGGCGCGCAGAGTTACACGGTGGTGATTGGCTGTGCGGGGATTGCGTTCACGACGAGTTCGCCGCTGCCGGCGGGGCTGGCGGGGGTGGCTTATGCGCAAACGCTCAGCGTGTCGCCGGCGGGCAGTTATACGTTCACGCTGGTGACGGGCAATTTGCCGGCGGGCTTGCCGCTGAATGCTGTGACCGGCGTCATCAGCGGGCTGCCGACGGTGACGGGGACGTATACTTTTACGGTCAAGGCGCAGACGGCGGGCGGGTGCAGCGCGACGCAAGCTTACACGCTGGCAATCAACTGCCCGCCGGTGACCTTGTCACCGGCCAGTCTGCCAAATGGCACGGTGGGCACGGCCTACAGTCAAACGCTCGCGGCGAGTCCGGCGGGCGGCAATTACACGTTTGCGCTGACGAGCGGCGCACTGCCGGGCGGCTTGAATTTGAATCCGGCGACGGGCAGTTTGAGCGGGACACCGACCACCAACGGTTCGTTCACGTTCACCATCACGGCGACCGGCTTCGGCGCCTGCGCAGGCAGCAGGTCGTACACGGTGGTCGTTGGCAGCGGCGGTTGTCCGACGATCACCTTGCCGGGGAGCTTGCCGAATGGGGCGGTCGGGCAGCTTTACAACAATACTGTCGCGGCCTCGCCGAGTGGCAGTTACAGCTACACAGCGGCGGGGACGTTGCCGCCGGGCGTGACGTTTTACAACGCGGCGGCGCTGCTGTTTGGCTATCCGACGACGCCGGGGACATACAACTTCACGATCACGGCGACGCAGGGCGCGTGCACGGGCAGCCAGAGTTACAGCGTGCTCATCACGGCGAACATGGCGGCGTTTGCGCAAGTAGCCGATTACGATGGCGACGGCCAGAGCGATGCGGCCTTGTGGTCGGCCAGCACGGGCCGCTGGAACATTCTGCGTAGCAGCACGCAGCAAAGCTTCACGTCCAATTGGGGCATGGCGGGCGACCTGGCTTTGCTGGGCGATTACGACGGCGACGGCCAGAGCGATCTGGCCGTGTTCAGACCGAGCAGCGGGACGTGGTTCGTCAAACGCAGCAGCGATGGCGGCTTCCTCATCAAAGCGTTTGGGGTCGCCAGCGACGTGCCCGTGCCGGGCGATTACGACGGCGACGGCAAAACCGACCTGGCCGTCTTTCGGCCCAGCGAAGGCAACTGGTACATCTGGCGCAGTTCGGATGAACGGTTTGAAGTCACCACCTGGGGCGCGGGCGCGGCGCCCTATCTCGATGTGCCCGTGCCGGGCGATTACGACGGCGACGGCAAAACCGACCTGGCCGTTTTCCGGCGCGCCAACGGCACCTGGCTGGTGAAGCGCAGCAGCGACGGCCAATTCATCATCAAGCAATGGGGCCTGAGTTCGGATGTGCCCGTGGCGGCGGATTACGACGGCGACGGCAAAACCGACCTCGCCGTCTGGCGCGGCGCGACGGGCGCCTGGTACATCTGGCAAAGCAAGTCGAACCGCTACCGTATCGCGGAGTGGGGCGCCGGCTACGCGCCCTACCTCGACCAAGCCGCGCCCGCCGATTACGACGGCGACGGCCAAGCCGACCTCGCCGTCTGGCGCGCCAGCGAACAGACCTGGTACATCCAAGCCAGCAAGGACGGCGCCGTCAAGGCCAGCCGGGCGACACCCTGCCCGGCAAGCCCCGCTAAGCAGGCGCCACACAGGCGGGACGCACTGGCAACGCGTCCCGCCTGTCAACCAAGCTCAGCGCCGAGTAGTGTCCTGATAAAAAGTTGCAATTCAGTGAAGACTTCAAATCAGCCACAGAGGCACAGAGGCACAGAGGCACAGAGTATTTTTTGA
- a CDS encoding TonB-dependent receptor, with the protein MLNSCFPARRHALLLLAVFSLTVFAQTASVRVSVRNEQGQPVAAVSVQLNLSGSDSTTNHVTDEQGLALFEQLKPGAYELLVSKTGFEPPQPVKVSVTAGAPVSVELTLVPKIEVREQVEVKATARANPLEQGASPANELQRTQAKEAATRPDTVSDTLPLLPGIVRSDQGELHLYGAGENRSALLVNNADVTDPATGQFGLTVPIDSVQTINVFRTPYLAQFGRFTAGVVAVETRRGGDKWNFELNDPFPEFRFLRGHLRGLREASPRVTFNGPLFKDKLFLSQGIEYGLSKRRVLALSFPNNETVSESLNAYTQLDYLASATHSLAFTLHIAPRKAKWFNLDFFNQRPVTPNFSARDYTGAFTDRLTFGAHLLESLVSYKRAEQDVWPQTRGEMTLTPTQNLGSYFHEQERQARRLEVLETLALAPLKNRAGVHNLKFGLGVTRTENDGAYLARPINIRAANGQLLKRIEFAGGAPYDRQDTELIAFGQDHVTVNPKLAVDVGARFEHQSITGVQRVIPRAGLAWTPFGNTRTVLRAGYGLFYDRVPLNVFAFGNYPEQVVTRFGADGAVVDGPRRFLNITDRVAAHRWLLIKHRYAPGNFAPYSTTWTLEAEHPITKALRVRAGYQSSNSHGLVMLNPQVVAGQNALVLGGGGQSRYRQFETTARVALKDEQEVFVSYVHSRARGDLNEFGKFLGSFPAPIVRPNFRANLPADLPNRLLLWGRLKLPGRVSWAPLVEYRNGFPYFQVNAAQDYVGHPNTDQQRFPNFFALDSRFTHDFEINKPVEKIVGLKLQDKTYVRASLSFFNLTNHFNPTSLRNNTSDPQFGLFFGQNKRRFRVDFDIIF; encoded by the coding sequence ATGCTGAATTCATGTTTTCCAGCCCGACGCCACGCGCTGTTGCTGCTGGCCGTCTTTTCACTCACAGTATTTGCGCAAACCGCCAGCGTGCGTGTCAGCGTCCGCAACGAACAGGGCCAACCGGTCGCCGCCGTCAGCGTGCAACTCAACCTCAGCGGTAGCGACAGCACAACCAACCACGTGACCGATGAGCAGGGTCTGGCGCTGTTCGAGCAACTCAAGCCGGGTGCGTATGAACTGCTCGTCAGCAAGACCGGTTTCGAGCCGCCCCAACCGGTGAAGGTCAGCGTGACGGCGGGCGCGCCCGTGAGCGTTGAATTGACGCTCGTGCCCAAAATCGAAGTGCGCGAACAGGTCGAGGTCAAAGCCACCGCACGGGCGAATCCATTGGAACAAGGCGCGTCACCCGCCAACGAATTGCAACGCACACAAGCCAAAGAGGCGGCCACGCGCCCCGACACTGTGAGCGATACTTTGCCCTTGCTGCCCGGCATCGTGCGCAGCGATCAGGGCGAATTGCACCTTTACGGCGCGGGCGAAAACCGCAGCGCGTTGCTCGTCAACAATGCCGATGTCACCGACCCAGCCACGGGGCAGTTCGGGCTGACGGTGCCGATTGACAGCGTGCAAACCATCAACGTTTTCCGCACGCCGTATCTGGCGCAATTTGGCCGCTTCACGGCGGGCGTGGTCGCGGTCGAGACGCGGCGCGGCGGTGACAAATGGAATTTTGAGTTGAACGATCCGTTCCCGGAATTCCGTTTTCTGCGCGGGCATCTGCGCGGCTTGCGCGAAGCTTCGCCGCGTGTGACGTTCAACGGGCCGCTCTTCAAAGACAAGCTGTTCCTTTCGCAGGGCATTGAATACGGCCTTTCGAAACGGCGCGTGCTGGCGCTGTCTTTCCCTAATAACGAAACCGTCAGCGAATCGCTCAACGCGTATACGCAACTGGATTATCTGGCCTCGGCCACGCACTCGCTGGCGTTCACGCTGCACATCGCGCCGCGCAAGGCCAAATGGTTCAATCTGGATTTTTTCAACCAGCGCCCGGTAACGCCCAATTTCAGCGCGCGCGATTACACCGGCGCGTTCACCGACCGCCTGACCTTTGGCGCGCATCTGCTCGAAAGCCTGGTTTCCTATAAACGCGCCGAGCAGGATGTCTGGCCGCAGACGCGCGGTGAAATGACGCTGACGCCCACGCAAAACCTCGGCAGTTATTTCCACGAGCAGGAACGCCAGGCGCGCCGCCTCGAAGTGCTGGAAACGCTGGCGCTCGCACCGCTGAAAAATCGCGCAGGCGTACACAATCTAAAATTCGGGCTGGGCGTGACGCGCACGGAAAACGACGGCGCGTATCTGGCACGTCCTATCAATATCCGCGCGGCTAATGGGCAATTGCTCAAACGCATCGAATTCGCAGGCGGCGCGCCTTACGACCGGCAGGACACCGAACTCATCGCCTTCGGCCAGGATCACGTGACGGTCAATCCCAAATTGGCGGTGGATGTGGGCGCGCGTTTCGAGCACCAATCCATCACGGGCGTGCAGCGCGTCATCCCCCGCGCGGGCTTGGCCTGGACGCCGTTCGGCAATACACGGACAGTCTTGCGTGCGGGTTACGGCCTGTTTTATGACCGCGTGCCGCTCAACGTCTTTGCGTTCGGCAACTATCCCGAACAGGTTGTCACGCGCTTCGGGGCGGATGGCGCGGTGGTGGATGGGCCGCGCCGCTTTTTGAATATCACCGACCGCGTGGCCGCGCACCGCTGGCTGTTGATCAAGCACCGTTACGCGCCGGGCAATTTCGCGCCCTATTCCACCACCTGGACGCTAGAGGCCGAGCATCCCATCACCAAAGCCTTGCGCGTGCGCGCCGGGTATCAATCCAGCAATTCGCACGGACTGGTCATGCTCAATCCGCAAGTCGTCGCCGGGCAGAATGCCTTGGTGTTGGGCGGCGGCGGGCAGTCGCGTTACCGCCAGTTTGAAACCACGGCGCGCGTGGCGCTCAAAGACGAACAGGAAGTTTTTGTCTCGTATGTGCACAGCCGGGCGCGCGGCGATTTGAATGAGTTCGGCAAGTTTTTGGGCAGCTTCCCCGCGCCCATTGTGCGCCCCAACTTCCGCGCCAACCTGCCCGCCGATCTGCCTAATCGTTTGCTTTTGTGGGGGCGTTTGAAATTGCCGGGGCGGGTGAGCTGGGCGCCGCTGGTGGAATATCGCAATGGCTTTCCGTATTTTCAGGTCAACGCGGCGCAAGATTACGTGGGGCACCCCAACACTGACCAGCAACGCTTCCCGAATTTTTTTGCGCTCGACTCGCGCTTCACCCACGACTTTGAGATCAACAAACCGGTCGAGAAAATTGTCGGCCTGAAGTTGCAGGACAAAACTTATGTGCGCGCTTCGCTGTCCTTTTTCAACCTGACGAATCATTTCAATCCGACGTCGTTACGCAACAACACCAGCGACCCGCAGTTCGGTTTGTTTTTCGGCCAAAACAAACGGCGCTTTCGCGTGGACTTCGACATCATTTTTTAG
- a CDS encoding antibiotic biosynthesis monooxygenase translates to MEKVTVLAYFEAKPGMEEQLLAAIPAVVAATRQEAACLNYDFHRSTEEPHKFMFYENWTNLAGLEEHGRSAHIQTFRAAIKDLLVKPVELRLYRMVTEPAS, encoded by the coding sequence ATGGAAAAAGTCACTGTCTTGGCGTACTTCGAGGCCAAACCCGGCATGGAAGAGCAGTTGTTGGCCGCGATCCCGGCGGTCGTGGCGGCGACGCGGCAAGAGGCCGCGTGCCTCAACTACGACTTTCACCGCTCAACCGAAGAGCCGCACAAATTCATGTTTTATGAAAACTGGACGAACCTGGCCGGCTTGGAAGAGCACGGGCGTTCAGCCCACATTCAAACCTTCCGCGCCGCCATTAAAGATTTGCTGGTCAAGCCGGTCGAACTCAGGCTTTATCGCATGGTCACGGAACCGGCGAGCTAG